In Treponema vincentii, a single window of DNA contains:
- a CDS encoding DNA methyltransferase produces the protein MERILLYHDSFQNWKAHYIEKAQLVLSDLPYQLGANAYGSNPSWYIGGDNKNGESKNARYSFFDTDSKAGFRIAEFFHFCNNLLIKEPKAKGKAPCMILFCAFEQQFELIEAAKQYGFNNYINIFTDINDVVIDPCAGSGTTLLACKNLGRKGYGFEIKREYVKGFYEKLLPLAQGDLFIQAELERQEKGKQARRAAALINA, from the coding sequence ATGGAACGGATACTACTCTATCATGATTCATTTCAAAATTGGAAAGCGCACTATATAGAAAAAGCACAGCTCGTATTATCCGATTTACCGTACCAGCTCGGAGCGAACGCATACGGTTCTAATCCAAGTTGGTACATTGGAGGGGATAATAAAAATGGAGAAAGTAAAAACGCACGTTATTCATTTTTTGACACCGATAGCAAGGCGGGTTTTAGAATTGCTGAATTTTTCCACTTCTGCAACAACCTTTTAATCAAAGAGCCGAAAGCAAAAGGGAAGGCGCCGTGTATGATTTTGTTTTGCGCGTTTGAGCAGCAGTTTGAATTGATTGAAGCGGCTAAGCAGTACGGGTTCAACAATTATATCAATATCTTTACCGACATAAACGATGTCGTAATCGATCCGTGCGCCGGAAGCGGTACAACATTACTCGCCTGTAAAAACCTCGGGCGAAAAGGATACGGCTTTGAAATAAAGCGAGAGTATGTCAAAGGCTTTTATGAAAAGCTCTTGCCGCTTGCGCAAGGAGATTTATTTATTCAAGCAGAATTAGAGCGGCAAGAAAAAGGAAAGCAAGCACGCCGCGCAGCAGCGTTAATCAATGCGTAA
- a CDS encoding DUF6291 domain-containing protein — MAMSFIFYETFAKQLKLLDKELRYRFYEAIIEYGLYGTEPDFTGLEACAWLPIQESIDNAKARRIKNTEDGKRGGRPEIPQEIQQAVCEDLQAGMTQKGIAAKYDIAQSSISYIKKEVFDKEYQKPSANIENPMQISKTPFEYQKPNANIENLDVDVDVDVNGDVDEIVSPPEEPDGDVNPAPVKKTQTIPEQAERLAHLLYDLHRQVDPHFTTSQKHIEQWARDIEKLSRIDKRSYEDIEKVIRWAKTAGNFWCPNIISGSKLREKYPQVFLQMQQQYTRSPPEGKNKRFDYNEAGGQEEMPF, encoded by the coding sequence ATGGCGATGAGTTTTATCTTTTATGAAACCTTTGCAAAACAATTAAAACTATTAGACAAAGAATTGCGCTATCGGTTTTATGAAGCGATTATTGAATATGGGCTTTATGGTACGGAGCCTGATTTTACAGGGCTTGAGGCGTGCGCATGGCTTCCAATACAGGAATCGATAGACAATGCCAAAGCCCGCCGTATAAAAAACACCGAAGACGGGAAAAGAGGCGGACGGCCTGAAATACCGCAAGAAATACAACAGGCAGTCTGTGAAGATTTGCAAGCAGGGATGACACAAAAAGGAATTGCAGCAAAATACGATATAGCGCAGTCAAGCATCTCATATATCAAAAAAGAAGTTTTTGATAAAGAATATCAAAAACCCTCTGCAAATATCGAAAACCCTATGCAAATATCAAAAACCCCTTTTGAATATCAAAAACCCAACGCAAATATCGAAAACCTTGATGTAGATGTAGATGTAGATGTTAATGGTGATGTTGATGAAATAGTATCCCCGCCGGAAGAACCGGACGGGGATGTAAACCCAGCGCCTGTTAAAAAAACGCAAACAATTCCGGAACAAGCGGAGCGTTTAGCGCACCTACTCTATGACCTCCACCGGCAGGTAGATCCTCACTTCACTACCAGTCAAAAGCATATTGAGCAATGGGCGAGGGATATCGAAAAACTCAGTCGCATTGATAAACGCAGCTATGAAGACATTGAAAAAGTAATCCGTTGGGCTAAAACGGCGGGGAACTTCTGGTGTCCAAATATCATATCCGGTTCAAAGCTGCGAGAAAAATATCCGCAGGTATTTTTGCAAATGCAACAGCAATACACCCGCTCTCCACCGGAAGGAAAGAATAAGCGATTCGACTACAACGAAGCCGGCGGTCAAGAAGAGATGCCGTTTTAA